The genomic window GAGCTGGGCCTGTGGAAACTTGAGGTATCCTTAGGGCTTAATTCTGCATGGCTGGAGGGTAGAATTCACAGGAGGGTATGGCCTAAACATGGAGCTGGAAAGACAGGCGGAGGCCTTTGTTGGCCATGGTGTTGAACTTCATCCTAAGGACAATGGGTACCACCAAAGTATTTAAGGCAAGGGAGTGATATAACCAAGTCTACATTTTAGACTGGCCATTCTAGCGTGAAAAGACACTGAAGAAAGCCTAACAAGAGCCATTTCTGCCCTGTGAGGTGGATGTCATTTGCTCCATTTACATACCTACAGCCAGATACCCAAGAAGATGCTTGTCTGAGACCCGGCCAGTGGGTAGGGGACTCCTGATGTTAGAAGTGGCTGCTTCCCCCAGTTCAGGCTCTGTCTGTCCTTGTTGTCTTCATCCATGGAGAGAACATGTGGACAAGTGGGGTGAGATGCTAATTTACTGCAGAGTGATTGGCTGTCACTGACACCCAGATTTTCCTGGGAAAGTTGCCCACCTGTGGTCTGGGCCCAAGCCACAAAGTTGGCCTGCGTGGCTGGCGCCCTTCCCTGCGACGGAGAGCTGCCCATGACCCCTGCCCGCATGGCTGGCGCCCTTCCATGGGACAGAGGGGCTGCCCGTGACCCCTGATGCTCCTTCTCTAGTGCTGGACAGATGAGTTTCTCCAGTGGAACCCGGAGGACTTTGACAACATCACCAAGTTGTCCATCCCCACCGACAGCATCTGGATCCCAGACATTCTCATCAATGAGTTGTGAGTCCTATGTGTCatcagaggctgggggtggggacctGAGGGGTgaggaagccaggggctgggcagcaAGAGAGCTGCTGGTGCATTTGAGATGTCCCAGCCCGACTTGCAGGCTGTAGGTCATGTCGTAGGTCACGTTAGCTTGAGCCCATATTtccctttgcctatttctttttttactttttttttttttctgggtctgatgtTTAAAGTCTGTGCTTCATAGTCCATGAGCCCTTGTTACAGGGAAAAAAGCCAGTGAGCAAACTCACACTGGACTCAAACAGCCTAACGGGGACAGCCACATTTGTAAAGGTGACAGTACTGCAGGTTTGGAGCTGAGGACATGCCAAACCCCCAAGTCACACAGGCACTTGTCAGGCCACAAAACTGTAGCTCCACTGCAAACTGGGTCTCACCAGGCTTTACTTCCAGCAGCCAAACACTGTCCCATTTGATCTCAGCCAAAAGACTTCTCCCCATCCCTGCAGGTTCATTCCAGTTCCACCACGTGGGCTTGAGTTCAAGGGCAGGGAATGTGGCTGGGGAAGACAGCTGGAAGGAAGGTGACAGATGGAGCCAGTCACCCTCCATCCAGTACCCACTAAATTGCCCAACGCCAGGGAGCGCCACCAACATTTGCCAAGGGCAGCAGTGGCCTTGagtccccagccccccagcctgcTCAGGCTGGAGAGGTTCTGAGAAAATCATCATTTCTGGCTGGACCTCCAGTTGCAACAGTGAGGCAGCCTTGGTCCTGACTTCTCAGATGCCTGAAGACTGAGGACCTCGGGCCTAGCCTACTGCATGCACCGTGGTCACTCACGAGAGCCCATGGGGGTTCCGGTGATCCCAAGGGAGTGGGATGACGTCTTGCAGGGCTTTTCCGGCTCTCCTGGTTCTTTCTCCAGAGATGATCATTCCCCTTTCCAAGACCCTCTAGGGAAAGGAAGCAAAAAGAAACCAGATGTGGGAGGGAACACGTGGTCCTGCTCTCCCACCACAAGGCTGGTGGTCCTAGGAGCTGAGCCTGCCAGCCTGGGGAGGGTGACAGCATGAGGGTAGCTGGGCAAGCTCCCTATGGGTCCCCAGATTCTTCCCTGCCTTTGTGGCTGGGCTGCCAGGGGCATGAGGGAGAAATGTGCTTTACTGCTTGCAAAGTAGCCTTGTGGCAGGTCAGGGCAACGTGGAGGCGGACGAAGCTGTCAGGGTGGCCTATGGGGTTGCTCAGAGCTCTTCGACTCCCAGGGCCTGACCTGCCTCTTGAGCCCCCCAAACTGACCCCTCTTCCCTGGCCAGTGTGGACGTGGGGAAGTCTCCCAATATCCCGTACGTGTATGTTCAGCATCAGGGTGAGGTCCAGAACTACAAGCCCCTGCAGGTGGTGACTGCCTGCAGCCTCGACATCTACAACTTCCCCTTCGACGTGCAGAACTGCTCGCTGACCTTCACCAGCTGGCTGCACACCAGTGAGTATGCatggcgtgggggcggggcccggggacaCCTGTGTGAGGCCCACTCTCGATGGTGCAGCCTCCCTTACCTGTTTACCTACTTCCCAGTCTCCTTAATGTCCCTGGGTTTCAGTTTCCCCATCCTCCAAATGGGGCGAAGTCTGCTGCCCCTCTCAGTTGCAAGGATTTGACCAGTGTGACTGACTGCCAGACAGCCCGAGACGGTTCTTGTCCAATAGCACAAACAAGATCTGGGGCTAAATAGCCCTCTGATCTAGCACTCCACTTTATCCCCAGCCAAGgcgccctcctcccctgcccaggtGTGTCAGCCTCCTACCTGGTCTCCTCCGTTCATTCTTGTCCCCCTTCCCAGCTCATGCTCCTCACAGCAGCTGGTGAGATCTTACTAAAATGCAAATGTGACTGTGTCACTGAAAACCCTCAATGGCTTCCCAGCACGTGTGGGacaaggcccaaatccttggtgaGGCCCTGCTCCCTCTGACCACTCCAGCCTCATGCTCCCCTGGGCTCTGCTCTGCCCAACTGCCTTTCTTTCCAGGCCCAAGGCCCTCATGCTTCCCCTTTGTAATAATGCTGTTCCCTCTCCTAGGCCACCTGGCTTCCCCTCCGGCTCCTCCTTCTGCCCCATGCCCAGCCTGGCCATCCCGTTCCCCTTTCTGATGGCAGCCTAGGTGTCGGCTCTTCAGAGAAAACCCTGTCACTGCCAGACCAGGCCATCCCTGCTGCCCAATCCTAgagctccctcttctctctgctgcaCCTGTCATTGTTTGTTCAACGTCCACTCCCTCTGGGATGCAGAGACAGTTGGGACATGGTTTCTTGTCCTCCGTTAGATTcctagcacagtgtctggcatgAAGGAAGGACCTTGGCCGACGTTACTGAGTGGATGAAAGGTGGACACTCACTGGAGGGCCAACGTGAACGCTGCCTGACAGCAAAGCGTCCCTGATTTCTAGTCTGATTTATTCAGTGCATTAAAGCTTAAATTATGGCAATACATAGGCCCCTCCACCAAAAACCAGACTACATATAAGGCTAAAGGTTCCTTTGACCCCTGTCATGGATCCCAAACTCTCCACCAACTCTCTACCACAGATTTCCCACTCATGTCAGTGTAGAGCCCATGTAATACACCCTTCCAGACCCTTTCCCTTGCATTTATACGCATTTACGATCTATGGGAAACAGGTGGAAGGTGTTGAGTGTGTTTTCCCTTACGGACCCGTGCAATGTTGTTTACACTACTACATACTACCACGAGATTCCTTCTACTCTACAAGAGGTCCTAGGCATTCTTCCAAGTCAGTGCATGTTTCTCCTATATTCTAACTGCTGTAGAATGATTCAGATGCAGCACAGTTTATTAAGCATTTTCCTGGTTGTGGACGTGTAgatctttttcaatattttgctATAATGAACGTTCATGTCCTTGCTGATGCACATGACAGTGTGTTGCTCAAGTATAGATCCACAGAGGTGGAACTGCTCTTCCACAAGTGAGGACTCTTCTGATTTTCCTAGTTTATTTGCAAAGACAGTTCTAGCAAAGCGAAGGTGAAGGATAGCTTCCATTCATTTTATTAAAGATAATTCACAAAGGGAAACTTAACAGGTGTTTGGaaggggtgtgtctgtgtgtgtgtgtgtgtgagagagagagagagagagagagaagggggaatcATTTTCTCATGAATGGTTTGTATGGCTCTCTGCACTGTGCCGTGCGTTCCTCCAAGGCTTCACTGGCCCTCACTGCCTGAGTCCGGGTtccctgggctgctgcctgcctcgTGCCCCACCATCATGGGGTCTGGCAGGCTCCAAGCACTAGGGTTCTGAAACTGGCCAGATTTCTTCTCGCTCAGTCCAGGACATCAACATCACCTTGTGGCGCTTGCCAGAGAAAGTGAAGTCTGACAAGAGCGTCTTCATGAACCAGGGCGAGTGGGAGCTGCTCGGCGTGCTGACCCAGTACCGGAGGTTCAGCATGGAGAGTAGCGACTGCTACGCAGAAATGAAGTTTTATGTGAGTGCGAGCGGATGTGGGTGGGATGATGAATACAACCCCAACCACTAGACCTTCACACCCAGGTAGACTTGAggcacactggaaaaaaaaaaaaaaaaaaagaaagaaagaaaaaaacatagcCCTTTTCCAGCTCCAGGGCCACACACAGAACCTGGAACTTCCATGAGTAGATGGGGAAACCAACTGACTGTTCCCTTACTTATCTGTAGTAGCCACAAGCCTGCATCGGGAGGCAGAACACGGGGTCTGCTTCCTTCTCCAAGCAACCCACACTGAAAGCCCCATGAAGCAAGAGGGTCTGGGCTGGAGGCAGTGGCACCTGTTTGCCCCAGGCTTCTCACAAGCTCCTCTCCTGGTCCCAGGTGGTCATCCGCCGGCGGCCCCTGTTTTATGCGGTCAGCCTGCTGCTGCCTAGTATCTTTCTCATGGTCATGGACATCGTGGGCTTCTACCTGCCCCCGGACAGCGGTGAGAGGGTCTCCTTCAAGATCACGCTGCTCCTGGGCTACTCCGTCTTCCTGATCATTGTGTCCGACACGCTGCCTGCCACGGCCATCGGTACTCCTCTCATTGGTAAGGCCACCCCTGAGGAACGAGCTCAGTCAGTCTGGCAAGGACccagcctcctcccacctcctgtaTGTCTCGTCCCCCTGCCCTGGCGTCCACAGGTGTCTACTTTGTGGTGTGCATGGCTCTGCTGGTGATAAGCTTGGCTGAGACTATCCTCATCGTGCGGCTGGTGCACAAGCAAGacctgcagcagcctgtgccccCCTGGCTGCGGCGCCTGGTTCTGGAGAGAATCGCCCGGCTGCTTTGCCTCCAGGAGCAGGTGCCTTCTCAAAGGCTCCCGGCCACCTCCCAGCCCACCAAGGCAGATGATTGCTCAggtgagagagggaaggaagagtcACACATGGAGGGGGCACTTCCGGCCAGAGGCCTAGAGGGCATGGCATGCCAAAGGGCCTGAGAATCATCGGGTGTTGTCCTAAACAGggcaccctcccccacccttatTGGGAGGCCCAGCTTCAGCCGAGGCATCAGTCTGGACCCTTTCTTCATTTTCCCATCCCCGCATCAGCCTGAGTGTGAACAGAGAGGTAGGGCGTGGCAGGAGATGGGCCCTCTGGCCTGAGTGGTCTTTAGGACATGGATGCTTTAGGCCAGTCATTGACCCCCTTGCCTCATGGGGTTAAATACTGCAGCTGGGATCTCGGAGACTCTCTCCTTCAGTTGGCCCAACGCCCAGGTCCCTGAGAATGCAGAGACCAACGGGGCACAGAGATTCCCGAGGTGCAGCTCCTGTCCCCTGAGGAACTGTCACGGCTGCCATTTGCTGCCGCTGACAGTGGCAGCAGtggatctgctggctcactcttccaACCTTTAGTGCCAGGCACGTTGTGGGCACTTTTTGCACATCTTCACCTGTGGGATTCCCGCACTGCCTTTTCAAGTGAGGgaacagaggtggagagagaggttcAATAACTTGCCCTAAGCCACGGAGACAGAAACTGGTGGAATggtgatttgaacccaggcccacTCAACTCTAAGCCTGCGTTTTTAAGCCTCCTCTTTACCCTGCTCCTTCTTGTTCTTCCTCCCGGCTGGGGCCAGGTCTTTTATGTGAGCCTTTGGTCCCTCTAGGAACATCTCATGTGAGCCAGAGCGAGTCCCTCAGCCCGTTGCTGGCTTCGCCTGATGACAGCAGCCATCCTTGAGGGCGTCTTCTGGTCCAGGGGGTGTTGGAGTCAAGGGGAGGAGGCCAATGGCTCTGGCGACCCCTCCCCTTCTGAGATGTAGCAGGGAGAACAATGCACTGGGAGTCCAGATGCCTGGGCATGGGTGGTCTCACCACCAAAGGGTGCTCCAGCTGTGTGACCGCAAGCTGGTCACTCACCCTCTGCGCTCCAGCAGTGTCCCATGAAAAGCAGGAACTGAAACTACTCTGCTTCTCTCATGACTGTTGTAGGGCTCAAATGAAATAGCAGATGTCAGATTGCCAAAGACTGCCTATAGGCTACAAACAATGCACTAGAAGGATGATAACCAACTTCTTATTTGGTGCCCTGGGAAAGGAGTGCAGGCTGTGACCCGGGGCTCCTCAGTGGCACCGGCTCTTTCAACTTGTTTACACCAGCTGGTGGGTGGGCAAACAAGTGAGTTATCCTCTAGACGTTCGGAGTTTGATACTCATCATGATAAATATTTCTGCAGGTTGTAGAAGCGTGAGGGGTGGCATTCAGGCCATGCCTCTGAGCCTCCCTCCCTTGCCAACGCTCTGTCCTCCTTCCAGCTATGGGAAATCACTGCAACCACCCGGGCGGGCCCCAAAACCTGGAGAAGACACCCCGGGGTAGCGGCAGCCCTCCCCCGCCGCCACGGGAGGCCTCGCTGGCAGTGCGCGGGCTGCTGCAGGAGCTGGCCTCCATCCGCCACTTCCTGGAGAAGCGGGATGAGATCCGAGAGGTGGCCCGGGACTGGCTGCGCGTGGGCTCCGTACTGGACAAGCTGCTCTTCCGCATCTACCTGCTGGCGGTGCTGGCCTACACCATCACCCTGGTCTCACTCTGGTCCATCTGGCAGTACTCCTGAGCGGGTGTGCCCAGCAGGGGAGCGGGGATGGAGGTGATAAGGGTGAGGCTGGAGGATTTCACCCTTCAGGGCCCCTGGGATGTCAGGGACATTCCAGAGACACAGACCCCATTGTACCCCCCAACCCCGCTTCTAATGTCAGTTCCCCTCAGCAACCTGAAGCTTCCTCCAAAACTTGTTGATCAAGATTCTTACTTTGTCCTCCCCTTCATCTACCTACCATGGCTTTAAAACACACTACCTTAGACTGGGAGAACCCAGCATCCTCCGCCTTCACTCTACCCATCTATAcatcaggcctcagtttccccataagCACTTTCCTGAATTAGGCTCTTTGGAATCCTGTTCCTCTTCCCCAAACTTGTCTTTAGGttaaaggcaaaaccaacacaggtCTGATATCCCTGTAGTAGGCTTATCCAAACCCTAGAGTCTCTCCTTTGCTTCACCTATGCACACATCCCTGGACATTCATCCTCCGTCCGATGGTGAGGGTGGCATGGGGTAGTAAAATGAGAtgaaggggttggtgctgtggcatagcaggtaaagccaatgcctgcagtgtcagcatcccatatgggcatcggtttgagtcctggctgctccacttctgatccagctctctgctatggcctgggaaagtagtggaaaatggcccaagtgcttgggccctggcacccatgtaggagacctggaggaagctcttggctcctggcttcggatcagagcagctccagctgctatggccaattggggagtgaaccagtggacggaagacctctctctctccctctctgcctctccttctctttctgtgtaaatctgcctttcaaataaaaaaataaatctttaaaaaaatgcaatgaagcCGAAAACTCTCTTCTTGACCATTTATCAGCAGCTTTGGGAAAAGTTTAGATGGGTGGAAGAAGAGGTTGAAAGTTACCGGCAGACAGAAGATTTGAGAATTACCCCCCATTTCAGTCATTGGATGCTTTCTGGTTCAAGGAACTGGGAGGTGAAATGGTAGCTGTACCaaagaaacagtagaagatggggtGTGAGGGTCAGCACCGTGAGCACTTACCATGGAAAGGGAGGGGGCGCTCAGTGCTGCCACCATTCTGGGCTCAGGTCTCTGTGAAGCTGGCAGCAAGCTCTCCCTGCAAGAGGATCCTGCGGCAGACAAGAACTTCAGCACCACGGTCAGCACCAGCTGGTTTGGTATTTGTGGTATTTGGAGAACGCCAAGAAAGCCAAAAAGCTTTACACATGTCCTCTGGAGCTCTCAGCAGCCAGCCTGCATCAcacaccaccaccccccacacTAAGCAGGCAAGGAGGAGGCAG from Oryctolagus cuniculus chromosome 1, mOryCun1.1, whole genome shotgun sequence includes these protein-coding regions:
- the HTR3A gene encoding 5-hydroxytryptamine receptor 3A codes for the protein MQPWLWQALLALLLATLLTQGEARQRAGAQAWNSSRPALLRLSDHLLGNYKKSVRPVRDWRKPTTVSIDVIIYAILSVDEKNQVLTTYIWYRQCWTDEFLQWNPEDFDNITKLSIPTDSIWIPDILINEFVDVGKSPNIPYVYVQHQGEVQNYKPLQVVTACSLDIYNFPFDVQNCSLTFTSWLHTIQDINITLWRLPEKVKSDKSVFMNQGEWELLGVLTQYRRFSMESSDCYAEMKFYVVIRRRPLFYAVSLLLPSIFLMVMDIVGFYLPPDSGERVSFKITLLLGYSVFLIIVSDTLPATAIGTPLIGVYFVVCMALLVISLAETILIVRLVHKQDLQQPVPPWLRRLVLERIARLLCLQEQVPSQRLPATSQPTKADDCSAMGNHCNHPGGPQNLEKTPRGSGSPPPPPREASLAVRGLLQELASIRHFLEKRDEIREVARDWLRVGSVLDKLLFRIYLLAVLAYTITLVSLWSIWQYS